The following proteins come from a genomic window of Yinghuangia sp. ASG 101:
- a CDS encoding PLD nuclease N-terminal domain-containing protein, which yields MLRILPFLLMFGVGVYAFIDCLTTDEKDVRNLPKLAWVFILLLLWPAVFLGPVAWFIAGRPRRDPTTTNAFGRPRTVHIAPDDNPEFLASLNKNNREHEDLLKEWEEELKRADDELRGDDPDGGDGRKKD from the coding sequence ATGCTGCGGATCCTGCCGTTCCTGCTGATGTTCGGCGTCGGGGTCTACGCGTTCATCGACTGCCTGACCACCGACGAAAAAGACGTGCGCAACCTGCCGAAGCTGGCGTGGGTCTTCATCCTGCTGCTGTTGTGGCCGGCCGTGTTCCTCGGGCCCGTCGCCTGGTTCATCGCCGGTCGCCCTCGGCGCGACCCGACCACGACCAACGCCTTCGGCCGGCCCCGCACGGTCCACATCGCCCCCGACGACAACCCCGAGTTCCTGGCCTCGCTCAACAAGAACAACCGCGAGCACGAGGACCTGCTCAAAGAGTGGGAGGAAGAACTCAAACGCGCCGACGACGAACTCCGA